CGTGGGAGCAAGTGCGGGCGCTCCGCGTCCAGCGCCAAGACCGGACGCGGAGCGCCCGCACGGGATTCCCACGCTGGAGCGCGGGAACGAGAGAGGCATCGTCGCGGCCGGAGGCCGCTCCCACAACGTCGCGGCGCGACTTTCGCGGTAAGCTTTTTCCAACGGTAGCGTATCCCGTCCAGAGCCATCCGCGCTGCGCCCGGTTGATATTGGGCAGGGTTTTGTCGCCGAGGACGCAGGAGGAAGCGGTGCGGCTTTCACGGGCCAGATGCACCAGAGGCCGATCTTCGATTCCGCTGGCTGACCGAGCGCCGGAGTGGCTTTTGGTGCCCAGCAGTTCACACTATGTCAGTTTGACACTGAGGAAAGAGAAATGGCGACCGTTTTTTCAGAACAGGACATTAAACTCCTTGGCTATGCTAACCCACAGCGTGTGGAAACGAGTGCTGGCGATCCCTGGGTAATATTCCGTGCTACGGCGACTGCTGGATTGGAAACGATTGATACCGCGTTTCTCTATCTGAAATCTGACTGCACGATAGAAAACGCTCAGCGTGCGACCGAGGCTATACGATCTGACCGGCACGCATATGTTATTATTCCAAAGTCATTGAGAATATCTATTGATCGCCTGAAAGGTATTTGCGGAAAGCAAACGCCTGTATTTGTACATGAGGATCTAATTTGGGAAAAAATACACAATATTTTTTTGGATTATATCACATCTTTAGAACAGGGGATCGTTACAGAGCAATATTACGTTCCGCCCCGTTCTACAAATGAGGAAATTGGAGACCGACTTGCGGACGTGACCCAGGATTATCTCACAAGAAAGCAGCCTTCTGAAGATGGAACGCTATTCGTATTGGCGGCATTCGCTGGTGTTGGCAAGACCACATTATCACGATATTTGGTAAAGAGACTTGCAACCAGCGTCGCGAAGAATAGAACAATACCTGTTTATGTCGAGTCTTCGCACTGGGGCCGGCTTCACCTGGAATCGGTGGATGAGCTGTGGGAAATCATTGATAATTCGTTGCGCGCATTCAGCCACACGTTGAGAATACCAGAGGATTTGTTTCAGCACGCATTGAAACAGGGCTACATTGCCTTCATATTCGACGGCTTTGACGAGTTATGCGGGCATAAGTCGCTCATTTCGCTCCGTCGGCCGTCTTAGAGGGTCTGGCTGACATTACCAGACAGTCGAGCGCCAGGATCGTTATCACTACCAGGACACTCTATTGGGATTCCGAAATAAAAGACCCTCCAGAGAATGTAAGAAAAGAGGAGATTAACTACTTTAACACGCAGCAAGCAAAGGGGTATTTCAACAAGTTCTTCCACGATGACAAGAAGAAACTCCAGAGTGCCTTAAGCCAGTATAGCGAACTTGTGGCTGGATCATCTCGGCCGAAGGAACTTGGGGGGGTTCGGAGTCAATTTGTTAATCTGCCATTGTGTGTGGCAATGGTCGCCGAGCATGTCCGCCAAGGTGGTACTCCGATAGCAGCGCGAGGGACTAGACAACTTTTAGAGAATATTCTGGGACAAATCTGTGACCGTGAGGTAGGTCGCAAGAAACTTCAGACGAAGGCCGCTGATCAACTGTCCGCTTTTAGGGAAGTGGCGCTTTCTGAATCAGGTACAAACCCGGAGTTCGCACTTCAGATCCTTGAAGCTGCAGGAATAGCGGCGTCAGATATGGGCAAGATGGTCGATCATCCATTGCTTAATGTTGGCCATGACGGCAATTACCGATTCAGCTTTGATTTCTTAGCTTCTTATCTCAGGGCACTGCACATTGCAGACGCGATCTCTAACATGGGCGTCGCGCCAAGCAGTAGTATCTGGCCGTTCCTACGCGAGGAGGCGAATGGCAAAGGGTTTATACTGGAACATCTCGAGTCGCTGTTGGAACCGGAGGCCGTAGATTCGGTTGGCGGCTTAGTCGCATCAGTACCGTTGAAGTACCGAGAATCGCAGAGCTTCTTGCTTCATGTTGTACTTGATCTCATACGGACCGACGCCAATATAGTAACAGGCGTGGAGCGGACAGAGCGATTGTTTACTGCCGTCTTTGGCGCCGATTTCACCGTCGCAAAGAAGGTGACAGGCCTGTACTTAACTGGCCCGTTTGATGCGCTCGATTTATCCGGCGTCATTTTTTCTGGCTGTCGTTTTGAAGACGTGACTTTGCGAAACTGCCGTGCTGACAGAAATACGAAATTTGAGCGTTGTGCGTTTGTTGGGGAATTCGAGTTCCAACCTGAATCCTGCAAGAGAGAGGGATGGAGTCTCGTAACGATGGTGGATTGCGATATTGCATTTCCCGCAAGCCTGATTTGGGACGGCGTGATTGAGAGCGACTTTGCATCGCGAGCTGAACTGGTGAAAGATGCCGTTCGTCTTGGTCTAAGCAAATTTTGGTGTAATGGGCGCTTAAAAACCAGTTTGTGGAGAGCGGATTGGGCGAAAGGCTTGCTTGGTCGCTCCGGATACTGCAAACCCTTGTTAGAGGCGATGCTAAAATCCGGCTTGGTGCAGGAAGTAACCATCAGCGGGGTCCCGGAAGGAGGGCTCGCCTTCCGCAGAGAATCGCTTTTTGATCTGCAAAAGTTCATGGATAACCAACAGATGATTGGCAAGGTCTTGGAAACTTACAACACAATGCTCGGAGACTCATGAGCAACCCCGGGTAGGGCGATCAAGACCAATGTTTCAGGAAGACCGAGCGCCGCAGCATCTATTTCTCGATAGCATTATGCGTTAGGAAAACGTATCTGTTGCCGCTCCAGTTGCCCAAGTTCCCGCGCGACACTGGAGCGCGAGAACTAGCCACACGATCACCCCAAGTAGTAGTGACGCCATGCCCTCCGCCACCCTCTCCAGTAAGTTCCAACTTGCCATCCCCAAGCCCATCTGCGACGAGTTGGGTCTCCATGTGGGGCAACGCTTCGCGATCATCCCCAAGGGCCGGGGCATCGAACTGGTGCCGCTACCGTCTTTGGATGAGGCACGCGGCTTGCTGAAAGGCGCAGATCCAACTGGTTACCGGGATCGCGAGGATCGGTATTGATGGCGCTACTGGTGGACACTTGCGGCTGGATCGAATGGCTCACGGACGACACTCTGGCGGAATCCTTCCGGCCCTACTTGGAGAACATCGATCGACTTGTGGTGCCCACTGCAATCCAGTTCGAGCTTTACAAATGGGTCTGTAGGGAACGCGATAGCGAACAGGCGCTACGGGTCATCGCCCTGACGGAACAAGGCCGGGTAATCCCACTGTCCACCGCGTTGGCCCTCTATGCCGCGGAACTGGCTATCGAACACAAACTCT
The DNA window shown above is from Candidatus Thiodictyon syntrophicum and carries:
- a CDS encoding AbrB/MazE/SpoVT family DNA-binding domain-containing protein; amino-acid sequence: MPSATLSSKFQLAIPKPICDELGLHVGQRFAIIPKGRGIELVPLPSLDEARGLLKGADPTGYRDREDRY
- a CDS encoding type II toxin-antitoxin system VapC family toxin, whose translation is MALLVDTCGWIEWLTDDTLAESFRPYLENIDRLVVPTAIQFELYKWVCRERDSEQALRVIALTEQGRVIPLSTALALYAAELAIEHKLSFADAIIYATARQADVQLVTSDDHFEGLPWVIYFPKKPRGEGPLAD